TAACGCGGTGGTGAATCATCTACGATAGGGGCAATGCCAGGTAATTGAGAGAACAGCGCTTATATGGTTATATCAAAGCTGACTGGTGCATGAACTCTACCATGTGTTGCCTCCTCGCTCCCTAGCTGGGATCTTTAGCAATAGCTGAACCAATGGATACCAGTGGGTGGGACGGGAGGGGGGGCGTTTGATGATAAACAAGACTATACCCAATCTCAACTCTTCAGGTGAGCATGCAGACGCCATGGCGCGGCAGAGCTGTGATTTGGCCAAGGCAGGCTGTAGCATAACTAGAGCTTCTCAGCCAGATCCCTTACAACACAAAGATCCGCGGTCCACTGAGGATGCAGCTGGATGACAACCCCATGAATGAGGTATGGCTGACTAGACCTTTCAGCGAGCCAGACTCGATAGTTTCATGGAACCTGCCGGTGTGTCTGACAACGAGGCCCGACCTGTGGGTTGGGATTTGAGGCCCCCTACACAGCAACAATGGATGCCAGCGAGCTGTTGTCATATCTGGTATCGTCTTCAATcattagttttatatacaTGTAGGTACCGGGATCATGATACCAGCCAGGGAAAGCCCCCAAAACACGCTGCCATGAGCAATGTCCCTTGCTCAAAACAACCCAACGCCTATATTTTATCCAACCAGTAGAGATTACACCATCATGGCTCCCAAACCAGCCATGCCAGCAAAGGCCACCACCATACCAGGCCTGGGCGCGTTCCAAGCTCCAGCGTCGGGTGTCTCGGTGGCCGTGTACACACCTGTCAAGTCGCTCGTGGGCGAGGCCGTGACCGTGGTCGTCCTGGCTTCCGTCGTGGTCTTGGAATTGAGAGGCCAGTCCCCAGAAGACGAGTACAACACGCCGTTGATGACGACACCGTCGTTATCGATGGCCAGCTGCTGCGCGTCTTCGTCACAGGTGCCACCGTAGTCGCGGACGTAACACGTTGGCTTCATCTGTTTGGGCAGAGTATCCGTGTGCGTAGCGTTTGCGTCACCCGACGTGTTGTACGACGCGGCGTCAATGTCCTTACCCGTCGACACCGACGTTCCCATTATAATTCGGGCAAACACCTGAAACGCCGTTTCCGGCTGGTAGGCTGGCACCGCGTGCCCAGCTTGGTAGATGCGGCTGAAGGATAGGTTGCCAAATTGACGAACAACACCACCGATGTATGACTCGTTGACAATGATGGGCGCATAGCCGGCCTCAGGGAAACCGGTACTGTACGCATTGCCTGCTTCCTGGGCGATGTTCTTGGACACGGCTTCGCCACCCATCCAGTTGCAGATGTAGTCCCTGTCACCGTACATGAGGCCGATCCGCACACCCTGGTTCAGGAGAGCGGCAAGGCGCGGGATATTGCCATCGCGAGCAATATCTCCCGTCTCGGCAAACTCGTAAAATACGTTGGTATTGGACATGGTGTAGTTGACAGGTGATCCTATGGCACGGTGCACTTCAGCCTGGTTGAGGTACTCCTGGAACGTCATTGGCGGGAATGGGTCCGCGTAGGGGGCAGCCAGGTCGTAAGCGCCTCGATTTGAGCTGAAGTAGGCGTTTTGGATGTCGAGGCACTCGTCCCTTGCCTTGGAGCACACCTGGTTGACGGCATCTTCGTCACCCTCGCCTTCGGGATCGCCTAAACTAACGGCAGTACCACACTGGTGGAGGAGGTCGCGACAGCCGCCCTCGGAAGAATACTTGTCGAGATAATAACTGGTATCGGTCGGAGACATGGCCTTGTAATTGTACGAGTTTTCGCTGGCAAAGATGGGGTAAAAGGGCACTTGGGTTTCCATGTCGACACAGCCGTTGACAATGCCCAGCGACTTAAGATGGACATCGATGGTTGAATTGCTTGGCAGCTCTCCATTCTGGCGTCGGACGTTTTGCTCCTGGAAGGTCTCGGCGAAGATGGGCCCATAGCGACCGCCGTAACTCTCAGCAAAGAGGTTGATGCCGAGAGAACTGTTTCGACCGCGCGAGGAAGGCTGATATTGCGGAAAGGTAGTCAAGAATCC
The window above is part of the Fusarium falciforme chromosome 3, complete sequence genome. Proteins encoded here:
- a CDS encoding Carboxypeptidase, coding for MTTTPTIESLTTRHTRPPPARRWPPAVMAPPLILSLSLHLRLLLLIPLLAFHTSAQFLPRSDAEARNLTVVRSPANRNVTVSYKVPEGACATAFDSQKQYTGWVSVPGDYPTNLFFWFVEARERTESLTIWLNGGPGSSSMYGFFTGNGPCEVVEKGLDDYDTVAREWGWDRASNMLFIDQPNQVGFSYDSPTRGTANFARGTVDVPPVPNPNYPEWVFRNGTFSSGDREHTANTTQTAAMAVWHMVQGFLTTFPQYQPSSRGRNSSLGINLFAESYGGRYGPIFAETFQEQNVRRQNGELPSNSTIDVHLKSLGIVNGCVDMETQVPFYPIFASENSYNYKAMSPTDTSYYLDKYSSEGGCRDLLHQCGTAVSLGDPEGEGDEDAVNQVCSKARDECLDIQNAYFSSNRGAYDLAAPYADPFPPMTFQEYLNQAEVHRAIGSPVNYTMSNTNVFYEFAETGDIARDGNIPRLAALLNQGVRIGLMYGDRDYICNWMGGEAVSKNIAQEAGNAYSTGFPEAGYAPIIVNESYIGGVVRQFGNLSFSRIYQAGHAVPAYQPETAFQVFARIIMGTSVSTGKDIDAASYNTSGDANATHTDTLPKQMKPTCYVRDYGGTCDEDAQQLAIDNDGVVINGVLYSSSGDWPLNSKTTTEARTTTVTASPTSDLTGVYTATETPDAGAWNAPRPGMVVAFAGMAGLGAMMV